The region ACGGCGAGCGGTGCACCCGCAGCCGCTGGTCGCCGATCGTCACCTCGAGCACGACTTCGGGCTTGGTGCGGGAGTCCGCGAAGTCGCTCTTCAGCCGGGACAGGTGGCCATCGCGGGTGCCGGGCAGCCGGCCGTACAGGGCGTAGGTGACCGCATCGAGGACCGTGGACTTGCCGGCGCCGGTCGGCCCGGTGAACAGGAACAGCCCGTCGGCGGCCAGGGCATCGAAGTCGATCGTCTCGGTGGCGACGTACGGCCCGATCGCCGTCATCGTGAGGGAGTGCAGTCTCATGCTCGTGCCTCCTGGGCCCGCAGTGCCTCGTATGCCTCGCGGATCAGCTCGCTCTCCAGCTCGCTCGCCTCGACCCCGCCGCGCATCTCGGCGATGAAGCCGGCGGTGAGCTCCTCGTCGCTCTTGCCCCGGACTCGCTCCGCGTAGCTCGCCGGCGCCTGCCCGGGGACGCTGTCGGGCCGCAGCTCCAGGCGCACGCAGTTGGCGAATCGCTCGCGCAGCCTCCGCATCGCCTCCAGCGGATAGACCGGGTCGGTGAGCACGGCGCTGATCCAGTGGTCGACGACCGCGTCGTACGCCGGATCGCTGAGCAGCTCATCGAGCCGGCCAGTGATGACGGACATGCCGCGCGGCACCGGGAGCTCGGCCCACGTGACCTGCTGGATGCCGGACTCGTCGAGGTCGATCAGCCACGCCCCTCGCGGGCCGTGGTCGCCGAAGGAGTAGGCCAGTGGAGAGCCGCTGTATCGGATGCGGTCGCTGAGTGTCTTGCGCGAGTGCAGGTGGCCGAGCGCGACGTAGGTCGGGCCTTCGAAGACCGCGGTGGGCGCGCATTCCACCCCGCCGCACGCGATCGAGCGCATCGAGTCGGTGATCTCTCCGGCGATGTCGGCGGCGCCCGGCATGACCGCGCCGCGGTCGCCGTCGACCGCGAAGCAGTGGGCGAGGACGACGGACCGCGCGCCGTCCCGCTCGGCCAGGTCGTCGCGGACCCGGTCCATCGCCGCGTCGAGGATCAGCTCGTGGCTGTGCAGCTCGTCGTCGCCGAAGTGGCCGCGGTCGATCTTCGGATCGAGGAACGGGATCCCGTAGAAGCACACCGGGCCGTGCTCGTCGGCGAGCTCGACCGGCCGGCCGATCTGGTCGACGGTCGTGATGACGTGCAGGCCGCCCGCGGCAGCCGCCCAGCCGCCGTAGCCCAGCCGCGACGCGCCGTCGTGGTTGCCGCTGATCATCACGATCTGCGCACCCGCCTCGCGGACCTGCCGCAGCTGATCGGACAGGAACGCGACCGCTTCGGCAGACGGGGCCGCCCGGTCGAAGACGTCGCCGGCGATGACGACGACGTCCACCTGCTCACGGCGCACCGTCTCGACGAGCGCGGCGAGCACCTCGCCGAGGAGGTCGAGCACCTCGGTCTCGTTGAATCGGCGTCCGACATGCCAGTCGGAGGTGTGCAGGATCCGCATGCCTTCAACGTAAACGGGAGCCCTGACAACTTCTCGGACCTGAGTCCGGCGAGCCGCGTCCGCCGGGGTGAGAAGGCCGACCCGGCCTGCTGACCGCGCCCGTGGCTACCGCAGCGGCGGGGTCTCCCAGTCGTCGGACGGGTAGGCGCGGGTGTCGCGCCGGTCGTCGTGGGCGCGAGTGTCGCACCGGTCGTCGTAGGCGCGGGTGTCTCGCCGGTCGTCGTAGGCGCGGGTGTCACGGCGGTCGTCGTACCCGCGGTCCCGGCGGTCGTCGTACCCGCCGTCGTACCCGCGGTCGGCGGGCGGCTGCTGGTGGTACTCGGCGTGCCGGCCGCCCATCTGCTCGTGGCCGAGGTGGGCGGACCGTCCGTAGCCGCCCCGGCGGGCCGCGTCGTCCTCGATCAGGTGGTTGAGCAGTTGCTGGATCTGGTTGCTGCGCGGGATGTTCGAGAACTCCTCGTCCTGGCTGTCGCCGGCCGTCTCGATCTGCAGGCTGCCCGAGCGCAGGATCCGATCGAGCAGCGACTGGCGGAACGAGACGTCGGTGATCTTCGACAGCGCGATGTCTTGCCCGGACTTGGCGAGGATGCCGCGCCGTACGACGACCCGGTTCGAGGTGATGACGTAGTGCGTGGTGCGCCAGCGCAGGAACGGCACGACGACGAAGCCGATGAACAACAGGACAGCGATCGCGATGATCACCCAGTCCACGATGTTCCAGGTGTCATCGACCGGGGTCATCGCGACGATCAGCCAGGTGGCCGCGATGATCAGCAGCCCGATCACGGCCGGGATCACCAGGGTCAGCCAGTGCGGGTGCAGGCTCCGGACGACCTTCTCGTCCTTGGCCAGGATGTTCTCGGGAAAGCGCATTCGTTCCTCCGCAGGCTGGTGGTCAGCACCAAATCTACGCGAATCGCCAGGTCGGGTAGGGCAGATCGGCGCTCAGCCAGCGCGTCAGCCGGAGGCGGGCTGCGTGGCGAGGCGATGCGGTCGGGTGGCTCAGCCAGTCGGGCGGACGTGGATGACGTCGCCGGCGCCGACGACCACCGGCCCGTCCGCCGTCCGGACGACGAGACGCCCCTCCTGATCGACATCCTCGGCGATCCCGAGGGCCGGCGGCGCTCCCCCTGGCAGCTCCACGCGCACGCGCTGGCCGAGGGTGCCGCACGCGGTTCGATAGTCCGCCAGCAGTCCCGTGCGGACGACGTCCCCGGCGGCGCCGTCCCACCGCCGGTAGCGGGCCGCGATCGCGTTCAGGACGGCGGCCAACAGTCGCTCCCGCGAGATGTCCCAATAGTCGCCGATGACCTCCGCGGTCTCCGGCAGGCGGTCGTGCGAGCGCACGTTGAGGCCGATCCCGACCACGGCGGCACCAGCCGCAGCCTGGGTGAGAATGCCCCCGCACTTGCCGCGGTCGGGGCCGAGCTGGACGTCGTTCGGCCACTTGAGGGCGGCGTCCACGGCGGCGGACTGCAGCGCGTCGTACACCCCCATGCCCGCCAGGATCGGGATCCAGCCCCAGTGTCGCACCGGTGCCTGCGGGCGCAGCAGGATCGAGAACATCACCGAGGTCCCCGGCGGCGCCTCCCAGCCACGGTCGAGGCGGCCGCGGCCGGCGGTCTGGAACTCCGCGGTCCGCACGAGTCCCTGCGGGGTGCCGCGAGCGGCCTCGGCGAGGACGTCGTCGTTCGTGGAGCCGGTCTCACCGACCGCCTGCAGCTCGCTCCAGAAGGGGTCGAGCTCGCGGCGTACGGCATCAGCATCGAAACTCACGCGCCCGACCCTATCGATCTGCGGGTCAGTGGAGCACGGTATGGGGCCGATAGCGTCCTCCACTGACCCGCAGGTCGGGTGCGGGTCAGTCGTCGCCGATGCCGCGAGCGTGCAGGGCCTCGCCGGTCGACCGGGCGTGCGCGACGACGCGGATCACCATCGGTCGCAGCACCGCCCGAGGATCACGTTGCAGCCCGCGGGCCTTCGCCGCGTCGCGTGACTCCTGCGCGAGCTGCAGGGTGGTCGGGATGCCGCGCAGCATCAGCGAGAACGCCAGCGCGACCTGCTCGGGCCGGACGCCGAAGCGCCGCAGCGGCTGCACGCCCCGGGTGACCGCATCGAGCACCTCGTCCACCGGGGTCGTCGACGTCATGACGGTCGCCAGCAGCGCGAGCGCGACCAGGTCACCCACGACAGCGACCGCGCGCTCCCAGCCCTGCTGCCAGGCCAGGTAACCGCCCAGGAAGGCCATGACCAGCAGCAGCATCCGGGTGCCGGCGAACAGCGTCCGCAGCCCCACCCGGGCGGACGCCGCGACGATCAGCGCAAGGAGCACACCGGCGACCGCCGTCCGCCAGCCGGGCAGGAACGCCAGCGTCAGGCCGCACGCGAACAGCCCCACCAGCTTCCCGCCGGCGGGCAGCCGGTGCATCCAGGAGGTGCCGGGGCGGTAGGCGCC is a window of Blastococcus sp. Marseille-P5729 DNA encoding:
- a CDS encoding exonuclease SbcCD subunit D — encoded protein: MRILHTSDWHVGRRFNETEVLDLLGEVLAALVETVRREQVDVVVIAGDVFDRAAPSAEAVAFLSDQLRQVREAGAQIVMISGNHDGASRLGYGGWAAAAGGLHVITTVDQIGRPVELADEHGPVCFYGIPFLDPKIDRGHFGDDELHSHELILDAAMDRVRDDLAERDGARSVVLAHCFAVDGDRGAVMPGAADIAGEITDSMRSIACGGVECAPTAVFEGPTYVALGHLHSRKTLSDRIRYSGSPLAYSFGDHGPRGAWLIDLDESGIQQVTWAELPVPRGMSVITGRLDELLSDPAYDAVVDHWISAVLTDPVYPLEAMRRLRERFANCVRLELRPDSVPGQAPASYAERVRGKSDEELTAGFIAEMRGGVEASELESELIREAYEALRAQEARA
- a CDS encoding PH domain-containing protein, with the protein product MRFPENILAKDEKVVRSLHPHWLTLVIPAVIGLLIIAATWLIVAMTPVDDTWNIVDWVIIAIAVLLFIGFVVVPFLRWRTTHYVITSNRVVVRRGILAKSGQDIALSKITDVSFRQSLLDRILRSGSLQIETAGDSQDEEFSNIPRSNQIQQLLNHLIEDDAARRGGYGRSAHLGHEQMGGRHAEYHQQPPADRGYDGGYDDRRDRGYDDRRDTRAYDDRRDTRAYDDRCDTRAHDDRRDTRAYPSDDWETPPLR
- a CDS encoding biotin--[acetyl-CoA-carboxylase] ligase — encoded protein: MSFDADAVRRELDPFWSELQAVGETGSTNDDVLAEAARGTPQGLVRTAEFQTAGRGRLDRGWEAPPGTSVMFSILLRPQAPVRHWGWIPILAGMGVYDALQSAAVDAALKWPNDVQLGPDRGKCGGILTQAAAGAAVVGIGLNVRSHDRLPETAEVIGDYWDISRERLLAAVLNAIAARYRRWDGAAGDVVRTGLLADYRTACGTLGQRVRVELPGGAPPALGIAEDVDQEGRLVVRTADGPVVVGAGDVIHVRPTG
- a CDS encoding energy-coupling factor transporter transmembrane protein EcfT, which codes for MSVQLLGAYRPGTSWMHRLPAGGKLVGLFACGLTLAFLPGWRTAVAGVLLALIVAASARVGLRTLFAGTRMLLLVMAFLGGYLAWQQGWERAVAVVGDLVALALLATVMTSTTPVDEVLDAVTRGVQPLRRFGVRPEQVALAFSLMLRGIPTTLQLAQESRDAAKARGLQRDPRAVLRPMVIRVVAHARSTGEALHARGIGDD